A window of Bacillus sp. DX3.1 genomic DNA:
AGTATTTTCAGATAAGGGCGGCGGTGCTTATGAGGATGATATCATTGCAGGTATTGAACATGCAGTGACAATGGAAGCAGATGTCATCAATATGAGCCTAGGTTCGGATGCAGGGTTTGTTGGAGAAGAAAATGATCCGATTCAAAAAACAATTCGTCAAGCGACGGAACAAGGTACATTAGTAGTTGTTGCCGGAGGAAATTCAGCGTACAGCACAAAGAATAGTCTTTTGCCTACCTCCAAACAACCGTATGCGGAAAACGCTGATATAGGAACAGTAGGAGAACCAGGTGTAAGTCCGTATGCTTTATCAGTCGCTTCCTATGAAAATCCGAAAATACATATGGGATCCATGAAGAGCGAAGATGGATTTGAGCTCCCGTATAAAGATCAAACGCAGTATAATTTCAAACTTTCAAAGACTTTATCAGAGAATGAAAGCTATGAAATGGTGTATGTGGGCGAAGGGAGAGCGGAAGACTTTTCTGGTAAAGATGTAAACGGAAAAATCGTCGTTGCAAAACCGAAGCAGCCTTATGCGTTTTATTCGTACATTCAAAACGAAGCAAAAAAGAAAGGAGCAAAAGCGGTTATCGTAGTACCGCCTTCAATGATAGAAGATTATCCGTATTTAAATTTTAGTCCTGTCTTTATTCCAGCGGTAACAACTAGTAAAGCGGTAGGAGATGAGTTAATTGCAAAGCTTACAAGTGGAAAAGTTGTCAAGATGAAGCTGACAGGGAGTACTTGGGTAGAAAATGCAGATAAGAATACAATATCTGATTTTTCGTCATTCGGAGCACCACATACATTAGATTTTAAACCAGAGCTTTCTGCACCGGGCGGCAATATTTATTCTACTGTGCCTGGTAACGAATATGAAGTGATGAGTGGAACATCGATGGCGGCTCCGCACGTAGCTGGTGGTTCAACGTTGCTATTGCAAGCTCTTTACGAAAAAGGACTTTCTCATTCTAAAGACACAGCGTTAAAAGCGAAACTCGCATTGATGAATACGACGGCGATTGTTATGGACCCGAAAACGAATGGACAAGTTCCTTATTCACCGCGTATACAAGGATCCGGATTAATGCAAATTCAAAATGCGATCAATACGCCTGTACTTGTATCCAACAAGGGTGCTTCGCTTGAACAAGCAGGAGCGGTGGCATTGAAGGAAATAAAAGGCCAAACAGCGCGTTTTGATTTGAATTTAGAGGCTTTAAGTGAAAACGTGCCTGAAGAAATGGAATATACCGTATATGTAGATGTGCTGACTGACGATACAGAGACGAAAGAGTTTGATTTAAATAATGATAATAAGACAGATGTTTCTAAGAAATATTTAACACTAACAAGCAAGAGAGTGAAAGGCGCATATTCACTTATTAACGGAAAAAAAGTCACAGAATCAAAAGGAACTACTATCAAAATAAAACGCGGTCAAACGAGTAGTTTACAAGTGAATCTACTGCTTCCGAAAGAGTTGCAGAAAAATACTTTTGTAGAAGGGTATGTTCGACTTATTCCTACAGGTGCGAATAAAGATACGAGCGTACCACTAACTGTACCATATATGGGTTTTTATGGGGAATGGGATTCTATGAAAAACCTTGATCCAGTTGCATGGGATGAAAATGTATTCTTAGGATATACAGTGTTATGGGATGATGTGTCAGATCTTCCATTGGGATATGATCCGAAAACTGGTAAATTTAACGAGGAGCGAATAGCTGTCTCAACTCGTTCGATGCCGCCTGGTATTTTTTCAAGCTTTACAACGCTTCGTAATTTAGCAAAAACAGAGATGTATGTAGAAAATTCAAAGGGAGAACGTATTAAATGGCTAGGAGATTTTAGCGAGTACACAGGAGAGCCATGGAAATTCCGAAAGAATATTATGGCGTATAGAAACTTCAGCAACCAAGGCTATTTATGGGAAGTTAAAGATGAAAAAGGACAGCATGTACCAGATGGAACTTACAATTACGTTATTAAAACAACATTAGATTACAAAAACGCTAAGCCGCAAGAAGTAAAGATTCCGGTTAACGTGGATTCAGTAGCGCCTAAAGTATCAGACATTCAAGTACAACCTAAAAATGGAGAATATGAAATTTCCTTTAAAGCGGAAGATAATGAAAGAGGAAGTGGCTATAATGGTGCTATCGTTTGGTATAACGGGAAATACAAATCATTACAACCTGGACAAAAATCGTTAACCGTTAAAGAAGAAGTGAAAGGTGTAGTCGTAATGGCAGCAGATTACGCATACAATCAAAGCTACAGTGTATGGGGAGACCCTTCTTATATCAACGAAGGAATGCTCGTAAGCTATTTCAACGTGTATCCATACAAAGATGTAAATGCAAACACCCCTGTTCAAATTACAGGATATACTTCCAATCGTGTAGATTGGAAAGTGTACATCAAAGATGAAAAGGGTAATATAGTTGATACAATTACAAAAGAAGATGAGCATACTTTACGTGTTTCCTGGACACCGAAACCGGAGCTTCAAAACGGTACGTATACGGTTGAGGCTGAGGCTGTAAATGATAGTGGCTTTAAGGTAACGACAAAACCAAAAACAGTTACGGTTCTACAGCAATAAATGTGATGAGAATTTTCTTATATTAATGGAAGAGGGAGGGGGTCCCAAAAGTAGCTGAATAGTTACTTTTGGGAGGCATCCTTTTTATTGAAATAATGTAAAAAATAATACAAACCAGCCTTAAATTAAGGCTGGTTTGTATTATTTCACAGCTTCTTTTAATTCTTTACCTGCTTTAAATGCAGGTACTTTTCCAGCAGCAATTTGAATTTCTTCACCTGTTTGTGGATTACGTCCTGTACGAGCTGATCGTTCGCGTACTTCAAACGTGCCAAATCCGATAAGCTGTACTTTGTCACCAGTTTGCAAAGCATTTGTAATCGAATCAAATACGGATTGCACGGCTACAGTGGCTTCCTTTTGTGAAATTTCAGCTGTTTGGGCAACATGTTTAATTAATTCTGTTTTATTCATGTCTTCACCTCGTATATAAATTTTTGATATGAATACTATCATAGTGCATAAAAGAATAGAGACAGTTTTTTCTAACTGTAAGAAAGCAATGATAACAGCGATATTACTCTAATTTCGGTGAAAGTTGGTAAATCCCTGCTAACTCTAGCTGAATTTCTTTTTTACGGTATTTCTTAATTCATATGTATATAAATACATATGAATTAAGAAACCGACATAAAACCCTTCTTTTTAGGTGGGAGAGAGCATCCGGCCGGTCAGATCCTTTTCCTGCCCCATACCAAGTGAAAACAAAGAGAGAAAACGAGTGCAGGTCACCTTTTGTTATCCATAGCCGCGGCTATATGCCGAAAAATCAAAATGGATTTATATAGTTGAGTAAAAGCCCGATTGGTAAGGGCTTTTACTCAGTGGAGATGAAGAAAACCCCATTGATTAAAGTTTCGCTTTATAAAATTCCTATGTAAGAGTAGTGTGGAAAGATTCTATTAAGCACGTATACACTTTATCTATGTAAATGTGTTACAGTGGTTCTTACATATATAAGATATAATAGAGAGGAGTAAGTGATTATGATCATTCGTCAAAAAAAAGAAGAACTGATACTGATTCGGCAACATGATCATGGATTTCTGTCAGGAGAAATAGCAAAACATTTTACGACTCGTTTTTTTGCAAGTAAGGTTTATCTGAAAGAGTCTATCGCTGCTATTTATGAGCATGACCGTTGCTGGATTAAATTAGATAAAACTCCGATTTGGAATGATGCAAAAGAATTACCATACTCTTTTATGGATTGTCCGAGTTCATTACGGTTTGTTTTTTATACATTAGGGCTTGATGAGATTGAAGCTACGAATCCATATGGAGCACTACTTTGCAGTAAGCACTTTACTTCATTTCCACTTAATAATGAAGATACTGAAATGGTTCATTTTTATCAACAAGAGCAAAATCGTCAAAAAAGACTTTTGAAAACGTTAACAAACATTGCGCAATCTACTCTTGAGGAACATTATAAACTTCTCAAATTTTGTGATGAATTGTCTCTCTATGCCTGTATGAATGAACCTGGTGTAAAGAAAAATGAAGAAATTGATTTATTTAAAGAAGGATTTGAAGGGATGGAAATATATAATCGATATAGTGACAGTCCTATAATAGCTGAATGGATAGATGAAAAAAAGATTCGAGTTACACCATTTCCTTTTGCAACGGAATTTAAAACCCATGTAAGATTCAAGTCTTTACATAAGAATGAAATAGAAAAGAGTGGGATAGTTCAAGCAGATAAGAACGTAGAATTCAAAAAACAAGAAATTTGTTTTATCAGGTAAAATGTGTGAATGATACCCATTTTCATTATTTGTTGCATATGTACAGTTATATATAAATTTTAAAAGGCTAATGAAAAAAGGCTGACTCATAAAGAGATAAGTCAGCCCTTTTTCTGTTATATTAAGATTCTATATGATGATTAACTTGCAATCTGCTTATCGGATGCTTTTAACTTTTCAGCTTGCAAGAATCGATTTGTTTCAGCGACAACAACACCGCTCAATCCAATGAGACCAATTAAGTTTGGAATAGCCATGAGTCCATTGGCAATATCAGCAAATGTCCAAACGATGCCTAGTTTTAAGTTTGCACCAAGGGCAACAACCACAATGAAAATAATGCGGTAATATCGGACTGCATTACGGCCGAATAAATATTCTACACATTTTTCACCGTAATAGGACCACCCTAAAATTGTTGAGTAAGCGAATAAGATAATTGCGATACCAAGAATCATACTACCAGTGTTACCAAATACAGATTGGAAAGCTAGAGTCGTTGCTTCGACACCGGTTTTCCCTGATTTCCAAGCCCCTGTTGTAATAAGTACTAGACCTGTAATTGTACACACGATAAATGTATCAAGGAAAGTCCCTGTCATAGAGACAAGTGCTTGTTTAGCAGGTATATCCGTTTTGGCGGCTGCGGCTGCAATTGGTGCACTTCCTAGTCCAGCTTCATTTGCAAACACGCCTCGCGCCATCCCAATTTGGATTGCCGATGCAATGGTTGCTCCAGCAAATCCGCCAGCAGCAGCTGTACCATTAAAAGCACCAGAAAAAATAAGTGAGAACGCTTCTGGAATTTGATCAATGTGATAAAAGATAATAATAAGTCCTGCAAGTACATAAAAGAAAGCTTTAATAGGGACGAAAAATCCTGTGACTTTCCCGATTTTTTTTACACCACCTAAAATGACAATCGCAATTAAGAAAGCCATTAAAATACCAGTTAAGGCAGGAGGAAAAGAAAAGTTAAGTCTCATAGCTTCCGCAACGGAATTAGACTGTACCATATTACCAATTCCGAAAGAAGCAGTTGTCCCAAAAATAGCAAATAGAATAGCGAGCCATCTCTTTCCTAAACCTCGTTCTAAATAATACATTGGGCCACCGGAGTATTCACCATTAGGCCCATTCACTCGATATTTTACGGCAAGAATGGCTTCTGCATATTTCGTTGCCATGCCAAACAGGGCAGTCATCCACATCCAAAAAATTGCACCAGGACCTCCAATTGATACTGCAGTTGCAACACCAGCTATATTTCCCATTCCAATTGTAGCGGCCATAGCAGTCATTAATGCTTGGAAATGGCTAATATCTCCAGAAGAGGATTTATCTTCTGATTTTCCAAATGCTAGTTTATGTGCATACAAAAGTTTAACAAACTGCAAACCTCTTAGGCGCACTGTGAGAATGATTCCAGTTCCTACAAGAAGGAACAAGGTAGGTAGTCCCCATACGTAATGATTAATCTCTTCTAATACTTGACTTACTGTCTCCATCTCTATTCTCCTTTTAGAAAAAATAAAAACCATTTCACATGAATGAAATGGTCTCTGGAGAAACAAGGGATAGAAAAATAAACCGATGTAAATCGGCATTTTCTGTCGCTTGTCTCTGTCCTTTTACCTGAGAGATTATCCGTCAATTTGACGGATTTGCTCCTTCGGTGCTCTGTTTCCTCCGTGTTGTTGTACAACAGGAGGGAGTCTCTCCAGAGATTCGTCCCCATGCAGTTCTACTTGTAACCAAGACCTGAGAGTTTCAAAGCTAATTCATTAACTTTTTGCCCCGTCGGTAGATCGATTGATCTTCTCCTGAATGGTTCATCCGAATTATGTGATTAATAGAAGCTACTTTAGTCAGTTTAATTGAATGAAATCTAATATTAATATGACACAGCTTCTAGATAATAACTAGCGCAATTATATGATGCTTGCAAATAAATTGCAAATATTAATTATCCGAAGATAGTTTTTTAATATTTCGACTTCTTATTCTTTAACCTCAGTTCATTGATATGTATTATTACAAAAGTGTAAGGTTTTTGTAATGAAAATAGATAATTTAAATGTAGTGCTTGTGATAGTATACGAAATATCAAATTACAAAAATCTAAAGGTGAAAAATATGAAAAAATTATTCGTATCGATCGTAGCAATAGTCCTTGTTTCAATTGTCTATATAGGAATTGCTGAAAAAAATGATTTATTTGATATTAAAAAATGGGGAGCAAAAGAATACTATGTTCAAATTACTGAAGATGGTAAAGAAGAAATGGCTGAAGCGGATGATGGAACAACAGCTAAGCTGTATTGGTATACATTGAAAGCATATAATGAAAAAGGCGATGAGATAACCGTAAAATTTTTCGCAAATAAAAACTTGAAGTTAAATGCGTTTCTACGTGTTGATATAGGTGGTAAATATAAAGATAAAACTTACGGAATTGACAGTTATGAAGAAGTCAAATCAGACGACATACCTAAAAAGGCAAAAGAACAGATAGAAAAAAATAATATATAGTCCGGCTAGAGGACACCAATTCTTTAGAACAGCTCAAGCAGCTGTTTAAGAATCCGGTGGCCTTTTTATTTTGCAAAGGGAGATGTGGAGAATGAAGCCATTAAGATATCAATTACGTGAATGGAGTAAGGAGACGAAACAAGCAAAAAATAGAAAAGAAAGCCACTTAGCAAAACGTTAATCGGTTGAAGCGAAGGTTAGCAAAGATAAGATTTTACGAAAAATATAAGATATGGATAAGTAATGGGAAAAATATTCATAGTGAAATCTATAGATATTATATAATGATTTTTATGATGAAAAGTGCTGTATACGTTGCTTTTAAGCTGTTAAAAACTTATAGATAAGAGTTTATTCGGGTTCTTTTTTTTATTGCACCTTTTTAAAAGAACAAGCATATATTATAGTGTGAGACAAGCATAGGTCGCTTATTTCACGCTCATCAGAAAACTCCTTAACACGAAAGGGCACCTATTGGCACGGTGCTCTTTTTTTATTGAACGAAATGGACACCAAAAAAAGAGACAAGCATATATTATAGTAACTCATTAACTTTAATTGCTTTAACTTTCGTTAATGAGAAATCTCAAAATCCCTTAAAAGAGTGCTCGCGGAAACGAGTGCTCTTTTTTATCGGATAAATCGCAAAATCTATGATGTATTCTAAAGGAATTAAAGACTAATTTGTGATACCATGAATGCGTTGATGTCAGGTAAAAAGACTACATGTGTAGAAATAAAATAAAGATTGATAATTTGCAAAGAAGTTTGATCAAAATATAGTTAGCTTTTTATAAGAATGCTGATAAATCAAGATTTCTAAAAAAATTTTGAATAAACTTTATTTTAAAATGGGTGAAATTGACGTGACATACCCATCATTTTTGAGGGTGATGGGGAAATATCCTATACGTACTAAACCCTAACAGTAATATTACTTTTTAGATTTAATAATTTATCATAAAAATCCGCGTACTAAAATAAATTTTCTGTTATTTTTGATTTGTTTGTTTTATCGCTGTAATATGAAAGCATCAGGTTAAATTGAAACGAGGGAGATAGATTGAAGGTAATTAAAAAAATAGGTCGTTTTTGCTCAGTTGATCATGATGGTTATATGATTAATGATTCACATATGAATAAAGTTCAACCAGCTTTTTTTGAGGTTATACAGGAAGTGAAGGATACTTGTATTCGCCTTTTAAAGAATGATTTACATAGTATTTATATTAGAGGGTCTATTCCGAGGGGGATAGGAATAGAGGGAATCGCAGATATAGATACTATCGTCTTAGTTGGAAAGGATCCTAAGGTGATAGATTTAGGCGGGAGAGAAAATATAGAGAAAGAAATTTTGAGGAACTTTCATTGTGTATCTGGAGTGGAATTCAGTTTTTATCATGTAGAAGATGTGCTAGATTCTACTAACTTTTTATTTGTTAGCTTTATGATTCAGACGCACAGCATATGCATATTTGGTGAAGATGTAAGGTATCAGTTGCCAAAATATAAAGTAAGTATAGAGTTAGCAAATGAGCATCTCATTCATTTACAAAAGCAAATAGAACAAGCCCGTGAAGAACTTATTCATCATAATGGTAGTGATGATATACAAGACTGTTGCCGCTGGATTATGAAAATTATTGTTAGGGCGGGACTAGCACTGACAATTGATAGGGAGGCATTGTATTCAAGAGATTTATATCCGGCTTATGAATTATTTAGTAAGCATTTTCCTGACCAAGAACAACAAATGAGAAAAGCGCTCCAATATGCGATTGCTCCTTCGGAAAATGCACAAGAAATTTTAGCGTTTTTGGATGGTTTTGGAGATTGGATAATGAAAGAATCTGATCAATGGTTAACTACTAATAACTTTAGTTAATTATAATTATATTATGCAAACAAGTGTTTTCTTGAATTTTATAGAATCATGTATGAAGAGGCGGGAGATGAAAAACATGGATTTTTATATTGTTGATGTTTTTTCACAAGGTAAATATACCGGCAATCAACTTGCTGTTTTTACAGGTGCTTATCAAATTTCGGGTGAGGAAATGCAGCGAATTGCCAAAGAGATAAACTATGCTGAAACAACGTTTATTGTATCTAAGGAGGAGAGCAACGAAGGATATAGTGTACGCATTTTTACGCCAAACGAAGAAGTACCTTTTGCGGGACACCCGGCGTTAGGAACGGCTTTTATACGTAAGCGTCAAATATTCCCCACCTACTATCTGTAAATAACCCATGAGATAATCTCCTTACATACTACATGTGGAGGTTTTTTTATGAAAAGACACCTATTAAAGAAAGAATGGGAAACTTATATTCAAGACTATAAAAACAGTGGATTATCAAAAGTTGCCTGGTGTCAAAAACAGAACCTACCAGTTCATCAGCTATATTACTGGCTGAAAAAATTATCACTTGAAACTGAAGATCAAAATAAAAATGAGCGTGTGAATTGGATTTCTATGAATGTTCCTGTCGTAGAAGAAAACATACATGCCACCATTCGAATTCACATTCAAGAAACAACCATTGAATTGGATGTTCTCAAATACATCGCGAGGTGCTAGAGGAAGTGCCATCATGTATAGTGTGGTTGAAACCGCAAAAGAGAACAATCTAAGTCCCTATCATTATCTTCGTTATTTGTTTGAAACGCTACCCAATATCGATTTAAACAATAAAGAAGAAATTGATAAAGTCTTGCCGTGGTCAACGGATTTACCGTCTAGATGCAGAGTACCGAAAAAAAGTGAAGTAAACAAAAAATAACTCCAAAATCAACTTTTATTGTATATTTTAGAGTTACTTTACGTTTACTTTTAAACACAAACCTTTATCCAAAAGCAATCATACCGTTCTTAACAGAATATGGTCTTCAAAGTAGGAAGTCCACAATTTATGTTGGGGACATGGGATAATATGTAGCAATTCGTAAATGAAAATGAGAAATTCAGTCAAAGTTAAAATCGTAACTAGATGAATATAAATGATAGAAAACAGCACCTCTTTTCCCTTGCATTAACTGCCCGTAAAGAAGCCCCTCACTGATTAAAGTTTCACGTTATCTAGTTAAAAATAGACAATTATAAGCATATGTTGTGGTTAGGGAACCTCAATAAATGTGTGAAGATTTATTGTAGAGGAGAGAAATGTGATGGGATTAACAATTTTACATATAGAGGATGATGAAGAAATTGGATTATGGGTAAGTGAGTTTTTTACTGAACGGGGATATAAAGTGATTTGGTTGAAGTCTGGCCTTCATGCATTTGAATACATGGAACAAACGGACGTTGTTATTATGGACATTATGCTTCCGGGGTTTGATGGTTATACGGTTGGACAGCGAATGAAGCAAAAGTTCCCTGAAATACCAATTATGATGCTCACAGCGAGAGCTTCAATAGAAGATAAACTGCAAGGGCTTGCTTTTGCAGATGATTATATGACGAAGCCGTACCATCCTGATGAACTCGAGGCCCGCATTCATGTTCTCTTAAGGCGACTCGGTGTGGTTTCTCCGGATCATATACAGTTGAACCATTTAAGTATTGACCGGAAAGCCAACCGTATTTTGAGTTCACAAACGAATAAAGAGATTGTCTTAACTGGTAAACAGTTTCATATCTTTATGTTTCTCTTCAATCATCCAAATCAGATTTTGACTCAAAAGCAAATATATGAAGCTGTGTGGGAAGATTCATATATAAAAGGGGATCGGACTCTTATGGTCCACATTCGTCATTTGCGTGAAAAAATAGAGATCGATCCCAGTCATCCTCAGATTATCGAGACGATTCGCGGCATCGGTTATCGGTTGAAGTTATGAATATTCGAAGATCGCTCGTTACCAAATATTTATTATTGATCCTTGCCTCTTTATTCATGTGGCCTATTTTGCCAGCAATCTATTATTTACCTGACATTTTGCTTAAACAAGATGCGATACATGAGCCACTGGAAATAGAAAAAATGTGGGAACATGAAGCTGAACAACTAAATGAAGCTAATGAGAATATAATCAATGAAAAGCTCGGTAAGATACAAGGACATTATCCGAAAGCTGAGCTGTTTTGGGTCGACAAAGCGGGGGAAACCCATGTGATCAATCAGCGTATCGTAGAGATTCCTGATCAATGGACACCTTTGAACCTCATCAACTATCTCGATAGGAAAAAGCAACAAGATATATTCACTGTGACAGCTACGATTGGTAAAGATGGTGAACAAGGATTTATGGTATTTCATATCCCAAAATCTATTACGACGCTTGCGATTCAGCCAGTAAATGGAGATCTCTTTTTAATCCTTATTATTTTTGTCGTAGGTGTTTCGATTGTAGTGGTATCTTTGTTATTTTTTTTTAGTATTCGCAAAAGACTTGTACAACTTCAAAGCGCAATGTCAGATACCGTAAATGATGGAATACCTGATAAGGTTACAGTCAATAACAGTGATGAGGTTGGACAATTGGAAAAGGCCTTTAACAGAATGATCAATCAGTTAAAAGACAGCCGGAAGCGCGAGAAGGAAGAAGAGTATCTACGAAAACAATTGATTGCGAATATCTCTCACGATTTACGGACGCCTTTAACCGTTATTAGACAGCATGCCTACTCCATTCAGAATAACCCCTCATCCTTAAAAGCAACCGCATCGGTACAAATTATCGTCAACAAACTAAATGATGTTGGAAAATTACTTGAAAATCTTCTTACTTACACATTACTTTCAGCTGGAAAGTATCCATTAGAGAAGAAAAACATAGATGTGATTGAAGAGTTACGTAATGCTGTCGCCGAGTGGTATCCGGTTTTTGAGAAAGAAGGTTTTGAAGTGAATGTCCATTTGGCTGACTGTTCATTGATTTGGCAGGTGGATCCTCTCTGGCTGCGCAGTATATTGGATAACCTGTTTCAAAATGTCATTAGGCATGCCAGTTCTGGCGGATATATTTGTGTAGAAACAATTGATCGTGAAGGCGACTTATTTATGGTCATCAGAGATAAAGGGCGGGGAATGGAGCACCACTCAGAAGCAAAAGGAGCGGGCATCGGGCTATCCATCGTTTCGCTCATGACCAGGGAAATGGATGTTTTTTGGGAGGTATCCAGTTCTCCACAAGGTACATGGCATTATTTAAGGCAAAAATTAAACTAGATTTAAACTTGAGGTCACCTCGATTTTCCATTCGCTCAATACAATGGATATCGAGGTGATTTTTTATGAGAGTTAAAAAAGAAATGGGCTGTGAGCAGGTTAGTGTCAAATTTGGATGCATGTGTATACAAAAAAATGGGGTAGATCAGTCTCAAGAAAATAATAGGAAAGGGTGTTTTTTAAGTGGATTCAAAGACTTCTATTGACAAATCTAACATGGATACAAATTCTGCATTGCCTTCACCAAAGAAAAGAGAAGGAATGAGCCTAAAGCGATGGCCATCTTGGATTGGGTATATAGCCATTGCTTGGTCAGCCCTTTATGGATCGATGCATCTTTACTGGGTGCTTGGAGGAGAGGGGTATCCTTTTAAGAATGAAGATGGTATGGATTTGTTTGCTGGAAAGGTTACTTATCTTCCGTCACAGGTTGGAGGTATCATATTTGTTGTTCTTTGTCTGATAGGTATATTAGTTGGATTTTCAATGAGGAAGCCAGTGGAAAAGACTTTCCAACAGCGGCTTATCCTCATTTATGCCTGGGGGTGGGCGGCTGCTTTACTCCTCTTTGTACCGGATGCCAGTCTGATTGCGGCCATGGCTTATGCTTTTTTATTAAAATTTAAATTTGACTGGCTGATGCTCAATCAAATTATATGTGTTCTAGGAGGAATATCTTGGGGGTTTTTCGCTGTAGCTTATCGAAGAAAAATACGCCATGCATGTGAATATTGTGGAAGGAAAGCGGACGGGAAAACATCTCTTCTCATGCGATGGAGTCGATGGATTACCTATCTTGCGGCTCTTGCTCCTATTCCATACGCAATTACGCGCTATGCTTGGGCATTGAAAATCCCGCTAGGAATTGACGCGAAGTTTTTGCAGGACTTTTCAAATGTTAACCCAGCGCATCATATTACTGAATGGGCTTTCGGATCGATATGTATCGCCGGTAGTATTCTTACGCTGGGTTTGATCCAGAAATGGGGTGAAACCTTTCCGCGATGGTTCCCATTCGTTAACGGTGAAAGGGTGCCAATCCTGCTGGCGGTGATTCCAGCATCGTGTGTAGCGATTGCTGTAACCGCTGCTGGCTTCACTTTTACTTTCGCTTTTATCGCGGTTAAACTTCACCTCGTGTCTACAGATAATATTTTGCTGAGTCACATTTGGGGTTCAATAGGGCCAATGCTTTTATGGATTCTCTGGGGGATAGCGCTAGGTCTTGCTTCTATCGCTTATTATTATCGTAGACGAGGTCAATGTAATTACTGTGGTAGAAATGAAAATGATGGTGGGGTGAAAGGAATTGAAGATTAGTCAAATGAAATGGGCTGGTTATGCCGCATGTATCTGGTCGCTCTTGTATATTCCGATTCACGTTTATTGGGCATTTGGAGGAATGGCATGGATGCCTGGGGTTTTGAAAGATGAGGCGATGTGGGAAGTAGTAAACTGGGGAGCATCTGCAATGTTGTTAGTAGCTGCAATACTTGCGCTTTCACTGGTTCATCCTTGGGGGAAAAGTATCCCACGATGGTTAATGCTTGTTATGGGCTGGACTGCTTGTATACTTCCGTTCATGCATGCTGTATATGGCTATGTTACAAAGGGGCTCTTATTGGCTGGCATTATTCGTT
This region includes:
- a CDS encoding sodium:alanine symporter family protein, which encodes METVSQVLEEINHYVWGLPTLFLLVGTGIILTVRLRGLQFVKLLYAHKLAFGKSEDKSSSGDISHFQALMTAMAATIGMGNIAGVATAVSIGGPGAIFWMWMTALFGMATKYAEAILAVKYRVNGPNGEYSGGPMYYLERGLGKRWLAILFAIFGTTASFGIGNMVQSNSVAEAMRLNFSFPPALTGILMAFLIAIVILGGVKKIGKVTGFFVPIKAFFYVLAGLIIIFYHIDQIPEAFSLIFSGAFNGTAAAGGFAGATIASAIQIGMARGVFANEAGLGSAPIAAAAAKTDIPAKQALVSMTGTFLDTFIVCTITGLVLITTGAWKSGKTGVEATTLAFQSVFGNTGSMILGIAIILFAYSTILGWSYYGEKCVEYLFGRNAVRYYRIIFIVVVALGANLKLGIVWTFADIANGLMAIPNLIGLIGLSGVVVAETNRFLQAEKLKASDKQIAS
- a CDS encoding DUF3891 family protein yields the protein MIIRQKKEELILIRQHDHGFLSGEIAKHFTTRFFASKVYLKESIAAIYEHDRCWIKLDKTPIWNDAKELPYSFMDCPSSLRFVFYTLGLDEIEATNPYGALLCSKHFTSFPLNNEDTEMVHFYQQEQNRQKRLLKTLTNIAQSTLEEHYKLLKFCDELSLYACMNEPGVKKNEEIDLFKEGFEGMEIYNRYSDSPIIAEWIDEKKIRVTPFPFATEFKTHVRFKSLHKNEIEKSGIVQADKNVEFKKQEICFIR
- a CDS encoding YxeA family protein, giving the protein MKKLFVSIVAIVLVSIVYIGIAEKNDLFDIKKWGAKEYYVQITEDGKEEMAEADDGTTAKLYWYTLKAYNEKGDEITVKFFANKNLKLNAFLRVDIGGKYKDKTYGIDSYEEVKSDDIPKKAKEQIEKNNI
- a CDS encoding HU family DNA-binding protein; amino-acid sequence: MNKTELIKHVAQTAEISQKEATVAVQSVFDSITNALQTGDKVQLIGFGTFEVRERSARTGRNPQTGEEIQIAAGKVPAFKAGKELKEAVK
- a CDS encoding S8 family serine peptidase codes for the protein MKRKQKVPYKVIATAVMSAMLFTTTAFAENETNSKEQQENVEQIVKQGQQIFLDEKKKEAQEVKDKLGYEKTKKEIQPYTPSEKVRVIVEVQQPSGLKSIGEKKASYKAVQDQVIAQIKKTKSNVKVKHRFYEGFNGFSMETEFQNVKNMKDIPGVTNVHIAKTFEPSMGSSKELVQAQKVWEQYGYEGEGLLVAVVDSGIDHTHQDMKLTEKGQQKEKWKQENIQEKFAETTVNDVWYSDKIPTGYNWADEDTDVIPRDPHGMHVAGTVGANGNEEADGVKGIAPGVQLLAEKVFSDKGGGAYEDDIIAGIEHAVTMEADVINMSLGSDAGFVGEENDPIQKTIRQATEQGTLVVVAGGNSAYSTKNSLLPTSKQPYAENADIGTVGEPGVSPYALSVASYENPKIHMGSMKSEDGFELPYKDQTQYNFKLSKTLSENESYEMVYVGEGRAEDFSGKDVNGKIVVAKPKQPYAFYSYIQNEAKKKGAKAVIVVPPSMIEDYPYLNFSPVFIPAVTTSKAVGDELIAKLTSGKVVKMKLTGSTWVENADKNTISDFSSFGAPHTLDFKPELSAPGGNIYSTVPGNEYEVMSGTSMAAPHVAGGSTLLLQALYEKGLSHSKDTALKAKLALMNTTAIVMDPKTNGQVPYSPRIQGSGLMQIQNAINTPVLVSNKGASLEQAGAVALKEIKGQTARFDLNLEALSENVPEEMEYTVYVDVLTDDTETKEFDLNNDNKTDVSKKYLTLTSKRVKGAYSLINGKKVTESKGTTIKIKRGQTSSLQVNLLLPKELQKNTFVEGYVRLIPTGANKDTSVPLTVPYMGFYGEWDSMKNLDPVAWDENVFLGYTVLWDDVSDLPLGYDPKTGKFNEERIAVSTRSMPPGIFSSFTTLRNLAKTEMYVENSKGERIKWLGDFSEYTGEPWKFRKNIMAYRNFSNQGYLWEVKDEKGQHVPDGTYNYVIKTTLDYKNAKPQEVKIPVNVDSVAPKVSDIQVQPKNGEYEISFKAEDNERGSGYNGAIVWYNGKYKSLQPGQKSLTVKEEVKGVVVMAADYAYNQSYSVWGDPSYINEGMLVSYFNVYPYKDVNANTPVQITGYTSNRVDWKVYIKDEKGNIVDTITKEDEHTLRVSWTPKPELQNGTYTVEAEAVNDSGFKVTTKPKTVTVLQQ